One window of the Silurus meridionalis isolate SWU-2019-XX chromosome 24, ASM1480568v1, whole genome shotgun sequence genome contains the following:
- the LOC124378520 gene encoding macrophage mannose receptor 1-like isoform X2: MCQKGVLVFLFFSVCGVTAYIPHRYHFVNENKTWSEAQTYCRDNYTDLATISNMDEMKKLNITLKKEPATLAWIGLKSESVGEWKWSLADQTFYRDGDTYRNWSSGEPNNAKKIEFCVMMSRKDGSWLDEKCEDGLCFVCYDGKNTNSSKYILISESKKTWYEAQTFCREKYTDLVSVRNQTENEEIWSLIKRSVNESVWIGLFNDSWKWSDQSKSSFRYWSSDKPSDDLKCAAVSGSEQHYWSDVSCTEEHPFICHENKLILIKMNLTWKEALRYCRNHHHDLVSVDSEEMQLWVKEVARNASTEHVWLGLRHTCALGFWYWVTGEMICYQDWAPGNRTGTEDCSNEERTGAVQSGGTKQQWVSLPQSNTLNFICSTYEG, encoded by the exons ATGTGTCAGAAAGGGGTTTTGGTTTTCCTGTTCTTCTCAG TATGTGGTGTAACGGCGTACATCCCTCATCGCTATCACTTTGTGAACGAGAATAAAACCTGGAGTGAAGCTCAGACTTACTGTCGAGATAATTACACTGATCTGGCAACCATCAGCAACATGGACGAGATGAAGAAGCTGAATATCACACTGAAGAAGGAACCTGCAACGCTAGCGTGGATCGGTCTAAAGAGCGAGAGCGTTGGGGAATGGAAGTGGTCTCTGGCAGACCAAACTTTCTACAGAGACGGAGACACTTACAGGAACTGGAGTAGTGGAGAACCAAACAATGCTAAGAAAATTGAGTTCTGTGTTATGATGTCGAGAAAAGATGGTTCCTGGTTAGATGAAAAATGTGAGGatggattgtgttttgtgtgttatgATG GAAAGAATACAAACTCTAGTAAATACATATTGATCAGTGAGTCAAAAAAGACCTGGTATGAAGCTCAGACCTTCTGCAGAGAGAAATACACCGACTTAGTCAGCGTGAGGAACCAAACTGAGAATGAAGAGATCTGGAGTCTGATTAAAAGATCAGTGAATGAAAGTGTTTGGATTGGTCTCTTTAATGACTCCTGGAAGTGGTCAGATCAGAGTAAATCCTCATTCAGATACTGGAGCTCTGACAAACCCAGTGATGATTTGAAATGTGCAGCAGTGAGTGGGTCTGAGCAACACTACTGGAGTGATGTGAGCTGCACAGAAGAACACCCATTCATCTGCCATGAGA ATAAACTGATCCTGATAAAGATGAATCTGACCTGGAAAGAAGCTCTGAGATACTGCAGGAACCATCATCATGACCTGGTCTCAGTGGACTCTGAAGAGATGCAGCTCTGGGTGAAGGAAGTTGCTCGGAACGCCTCCACCGAACACGTGTGGCTCGGCCTGCGTCACACCTGCGCTCTGGGCTTCTGGTACTGGGTGACTGGAGAGATGATCTGCTACCAGGACTGGGCTCCGGGGAACAGGACAGGAACAGAAGACTGCAGCAATGAAGAGAGAACCGGAGCAGTGCAGTCTGGAGGAACGAAGCAGCAGTGGGTCAGTCTGCCTCAGAGCAACACACTCAACTTCATCTGCTCCACCTATGAAGGTTAg
- the LOC124378520 gene encoding C-type mannose receptor 2-like isoform X1 produces the protein MCQKGVLVFLFFSVCGVTAYIPHRYHVVDDIKTWSEAQTYCRQKYTDLATISNMDEMKKLNITLKKETANLAWIGLKSESVGEWKWSLADQTFYRDGDTYRNWDSGEPNNGAGNDHCTEMYNKDKNDFWNNRGCAKPQYFVCYNGKNTNSSKYILISESKTWYEAQTFCREKHTDLVSVRNQTENEEIRSLIESSVNENVWIGLFNDSWKWSDQSNSSFRYWSSDKPRDDLKCAAVSGSEQHYWSDVSCTEELPFICHENKLILIKKNLTWKEALRYCRNHHHDLVSVDSEEMQLWVKEVARNASTEHVWLGLRHTCALGFWYWVTGEMICYQDWAPGNRTGTEDCSNEERTGAVQSGGTKQQWVSLPQSNTLNFICSTYEG, from the exons ATGTGTCAGAAAGGGGTTTTGGTTTTCCTGTTCTTCTCAG TATGTGGTGTAACGGCGTACATTCCTCATCGCTATCACGTTGTGGATGATATTAAAACCTGGAGCGAAGCTCAGACTTACTGTCGACAAAAATACACTGATCTGGCAACCATCAGCAACATGGACGAGATGAAGAAGCTGAATATCACATTGAAGAAGGAAACTGCAAATCTAGCGTGGATCGGTCTAAAGAGCGAGAGCGTTGGGGAATGGAAGTGGTCTCTGGCAGACCAAACTTTCTACAGAGACGGAGACACTTACAGGAACTGGGATAGTGGAGAACCAAACAATGGTGCAGGGAATGATCACTGTACTGAGATGTATAATAAGGACAAGAATGATTTTTGGAATAATCGGGGCTGTGCGAAGcctcaatattttgtgtgttataATG GAAAGAATACAAACTCTAGTAAATACATATTGATCAGTGAGTCAAAGACCTGGTATGAAGCTCAGACCTTCTGCAGAGAGAAACACACCGATCTGGTCAGCGTGAGGAACCAAACTGAGAATGAAGAGATCAGGAGTCTGATTGAAAGTTCagttaatgaaaatgtttggATTGGTCTCTTTAATGACTCCTGGAAGTGGTCAGATCAGAGTAATTCCTCATTCAGATACTGGAGCTCTGACAAACCCAGAGATGATTTGAAATGTGCAGCAGTGAGTGGATCTGAGCAACACTACTGGAGTGATGTGAGCTGCACAGAAGAACTCCCATTCATCTGCCATGAGA ATAAACTGATCCTgataaagaagaatctgacctGGAAAGAAGCTCTGAGATACTGCAGGAACCATCATCATGACCTGGTCTCAGTGGACTCTGAAGAGATGCAGCTCTGGGTGAAGGAAGTTGCTCGGAACGCCTCCACCGAACACGTGTGGCTCGGCCTGCGTCACACCTGCGCTCTGGGCTTCTGGTACTGGGTGACTGGAGAGATGATCTGCTACCAGGACTGGGCTCCGGGGAACAGGACAGGAACAGAAGACTGCAGCAATGAAGAGAGAACCGGAGCAGTGCAGTCTGGAGGAACGAAGCAGCAGTGGGTCAGTCTGCCTCAGAGCAACACACTCAACTTCATCTGCTCCACCTATGAAGGTTAg